Proteins encoded by one window of Mustela erminea isolate mMusErm1 chromosome 7, mMusErm1.Pri, whole genome shotgun sequence:
- the CD40 gene encoding tumor necrosis factor receptor superfamily member 5 gives MVLLPLRCVFWGSLLTAVHPEYTACREKQYPVNNQCCDLCPPGQKLVSDCTQTINTECTRCKEGEFLGTWNSERHCHQHKYCDPNLGLRVQREGTSETDTTCTCHEGLHCTSEACESCTAHSLCPPGLGVKQIATEVSDTVCDPCPVGFFSNVSSALEKCHPWTSCETKGLMEIQEGTNKTDAVCGPPPRMRALVVIPITMGILLAVLLVSACVRKVAKEPENKVMWMEHRKDPVEDMEESPVPPHSIAPVQETLHGCQPVTQEDGKESRISVQERV, from the exons ATGGTTCTTCTGCCTCTGCGCTGTGTCTTCTGGGGCTCCTTGTTGACCGCC GTCCACCCAGAATACACTGCATGCAGAGAAAAGCAATACCCAGTAAACAACCAGTGCTGTGATTTGTGTCCTCCAG GACAGAAACTGGTGAGCGACTGCACGCAGACCATCAACACAGAATGCACTCGTTGCAAAGAAGGCGAATTCCTAGGCACTTGGAACTCAGAGAGACACTGTCACCAGCACAAATACTGCGACCCCA ACCTAGGGCTCCGGGTCCAGAGAGAGGGCACCTCAGAAACAGACACCACTTGCACGTGCCATGAAGGTCTCCACTGTACCAGCGAGGCCTGTGAAAGCTGCACCGCGCACAGCCTGTGCCCCCCTGGCCTGGGAGTCAAGCAGATCG CTACAGAGGTTTCTGATACCGTCTGCGATCCCTGCCCCGTCGGCTTCTTCTCCAATGTGTCATCTGCTTTGGAAAAGTGTCACCCTTGGACAAG CTGTGAGACCAAAGGCCTGATGGAGATTCAGGAGGGGACTAACAAGACGGATGCTGTCTGTG GTCCCCCACCTCGGATGAGAGCCTTGGTGGTGATCCCCATCACCATGGGGATCCTGCTCGCTGTCCTGCTGGTGTCTGCCTGTGTCA gaaagGTGGCCAAAGAGCCAGAAAATAAG GTTATGTGGATGGAACACAGGAAGGACCCCGTGGAGGACATGGAGGaatcccctgtccctccccactccattGCTCCGGTGCAGGAGACCTTACACGGGTGCCAGCCGGTGACCCAGGAGGACGGCAAAGAGAGTCGCATCTCAGTGCAGGAGAGAGTATGA